A stretch of DNA from Acidimicrobiales bacterium:
CCGCCGTCGGTCCTGCCGGCGAGGATCATCACCAGGGCAAGCGCTATCTGGTTGGCGATGACGACACCGACCAGCCACGACGACAGTCTCGCTACTCGCCTGACGGCGGGGTGGCGCGGCTCCCAGACGGGGCGGAACGAGAAGCCGGCCCTGCGCATGGCCGGTAGCTGGACGAGAAGCTGGACCAGGTATCCGGCGGTCGTGCCGATCCCTAGAACCCATATCGCTCGGTTGTCGTGACCGAAGCGCTCGAGGACCGAGGACGGCGAGGCGTTGCGCTCGGTGAGGACGCTCGACGCGATGAACTTGGTGGCCAGCAGGGCACCAATCGCCACGAGGTTGTTGATGATCGGAGAGACCGCCGCTGCTGCGAACCGTCGTCGGGTATTGAGCAAGGCGGTGGACACCACGATCGCACCGAGAAAGAAGACCTGCGGGGCGAAGAAGTGCAGCAGCCGCGTGGCCACGGCGCGCTCTGCAGGGCCGGTGGAAGCGGGGTTCAGCAGGAGGTAGAAGCGGATCACCCATGGCGCCAGCAGCCACAGGGCGGCGCTGATCACTGCCAGGGCGACGGTGATGGAGGACAGCACGGCGTTCACCGCGCGATCCGAGCTTCCCCGGTCCGACCGGTTCTGCGGAGTGTTGAACTGCTCCACGAAGACCGGTATCAACGTTGCCGAGAGGACTCCACCCAACAGCAGGTCGTAGATGATGTTGGGGATCCCGTTCGCGTAGTTGTACGCGTCGGAGAGCGTCCCGACTCCGAGGACGTAACCGATTGCCAGGACCCTCAAGAACCCGGTTACGCGAGACGCGAAGGTTCCCGCCGCGAGGATCGCGGTCGCGCGCCCGGTCGATGGCGATGATGATCTCGACGCAGGCGAACCGAGGGGATCGGCGGTGGCCGAATCAGCGGCCGGCGGGCGTGGCGAGGGTCGTCTTTGCGGTGGTGGCGCGACCGGAACGGGCAGCGGGCGCGAGCTGATCCTGACCGGATCCTGGGCGGTCCCGGCCCGCTGCGTCTCGAGCATTCGCTGGCGCCGGGACTCGCGCTCGCGTTCCCACTCCTGCTGCCGGTGAAGCTCCATCTGCCGTTCGCGCTGGCGGTCGAGCGCCTGCTGCCTCCACGGTTGAGCGTTCCTTCGTGGGGGGGCCGGCGCCACCATGCCGTCCTGGTCGTAGAGGACGCCGCGACCCGCCCTGCTCAGTGCTCCCGGGTCGGGGTGGGCGGGCTCCTCGCGGTCCTGGTCGTACAGCTCTCCCGGGCGGCCCACCGGGCCATGCTTGCCCAGGGCGAGGCGCGGGTCCAGTATCGCCACGACCCGGCGCTGCGGCGGTTTCGCCGGTCGCCTCCGGCTCGGTTACCTTCGCGGTTCATGCGGTACATCGAGGTTGGAGGCGTACGCCTCTCGGTCGTCGGGCTCGGTACCTGGCAGTTCGGCTCGCCGGAATGGGGCTACGGCAAGGACTTCGAGCACAACGAGGCGCTGCGCATCACTGAGCGGGCGCTCGATCTCGGCATCAACCTCATCGACACGGCGGAGGTATACGGGTTCGGCCGCTCGGAGAGGGCCATTGGCAAGGCGATCCGCGGCCGGCGTGACCAGGCGTTCATCGCCTCGAAGATCATGCCGGCGCTGCCGTTCGACCCGGTGGTCCACCGGCGAGCCGCTGGAAGCGCCCGGCGGCTGGGCGTGGACAGGATCGACCTGTACCAGGCCCACTGGCCGAACCCGGTCTTTCCTCCAGCTCCACTCTTTCGTGCCCTCTCCCGGCTCCAACGGGAAGGACTCGTCGCCCACGTCGGTGTGAGCAACTACTCCCTCTCGCAATGGCAGTCCGCCGAGAGGTCGCTCGGCGGAACCGTCCTGTCCAACCAGGTCCAGTACAGCCTGGTCGACCGTAGGCCCGAAAAGGATTTGGTCCCCTGGGCCCAGGAGCACGACCGGCTCGTCATCGCTTACAGCCCCCTCGGCCAGGGCCTCCTCTCCGGCAGGTACACCAGGGATCACCGGCCCACAGGGGTTCGCTCGATGCGGCCGCTCTTTCTCCCTTCGAACCTCGACCGCGCGCGTGATCTGATCGAGACCCTGGGCCGGTTGGCTGATGCCCACGGAGCGACACCTTCTCAAGTCGCGCTCGCTTGGCTGATCCGCCAGCCCAACGTCGTCGTGATTCCCGGAGCGAGCAGCGTGGGTCAACTCGAGTCGAACGTCGCGGCAGCAGACCTGGAACTCACCGAGGACGAAGCCGCAAGCCTGAGCGAAGCCAGTGACCGATTCAGGCCGACCGCCGGCCTGGCGGCCGTGCCCGCCCTGATCCGGGCCCAGCTGCCCGTCTGATCGGCCGCCCGCGTGACGACCGATGCCCTGTCGCCTCTCGACGGCAGGTACGCGAAGCAAGCCGAGCCGTTCGCCAAGACCTTCTCCGAGGGGGCATTGTTCAAGCAGCGCTTCCGCGTCGAGGTCGAGTGGCTGCTCTTCCTCGCCTCCGAGCCGTCGATCACCGAGCTTTCCGACATCGATCCGAAAACAGCAGGCGTGCTGCGGGGCTGGGCTTCGGACTTCGGAACCGAGGACGTCGAGCAGATCAAGGACATCGAAAGCCTGATCAACCACGACGTAAAGGCCGTCGAGTACTACCTCAAGCAGAGGCTTGTGGGCATCGGTTTCGGGCCTGGCTCGGAGTTCGTGCACTTTGCCTGCACCTCTGAGGACATCAACAACATCGCCCACGCGCTCATGCTGCAAGACGGCCTGGCAACGGCGTGGCTGCCATCCGCCGGCGGCCTCCTGAACGACGTGTGGGAGATGGCCGAGTCCACAGCCGCC
This window harbors:
- a CDS encoding lipid II flippase MurJ, whose amino-acid sequence is MGRPGELYDQDREEPAHPDPGALSRAGRGVLYDQDGMVAPAPPRRNAQPWRQQALDRQRERQMELHRQQEWERERESRRQRMLETQRAGTAQDPVRISSRPLPVPVAPPPQRRPSPRPPAADSATADPLGSPASRSSSPSTGRATAILAAGTFASRVTGFLRVLAIGYVLGVGTLSDAYNYANGIPNIIYDLLLGGVLSATLIPVFVEQFNTPQNRSDRGSSDRAVNAVLSSITVALAVISAALWLLAPWVIRFYLLLNPASTGPAERAVATRLLHFFAPQVFFLGAIVVSTALLNTRRRFAAAAVSPIINNLVAIGALLATKFIASSVLTERNASPSSVLERFGHDNRAIWVLGIGTTAGYLVQLLVQLPAMRRAGFSFRPVWEPRHPAVRRVARLSSWLVGVVIANQIALALVMILAGRTDGG
- a CDS encoding aldo/keto reductase; protein product: MRYIEVGGVRLSVVGLGTWQFGSPEWGYGKDFEHNEALRITERALDLGINLIDTAEVYGFGRSERAIGKAIRGRRDQAFIASKIMPALPFDPVVHRRAAGSARRLGVDRIDLYQAHWPNPVFPPAPLFRALSRLQREGLVAHVGVSNYSLSQWQSAERSLGGTVLSNQVQYSLVDRRPEKDLVPWAQEHDRLVIAYSPLGQGLLSGRYTRDHRPTGVRSMRPLFLPSNLDRARDLIETLGRLADAHGATPSQVALAWLIRQPNVVVIPGASSVGQLESNVAAADLELTEDEAASLSEASDRFRPTAGLAAVPALIRAQLPV